A DNA window from Roseovarius sp. Pro17 contains the following coding sequences:
- a CDS encoding Zn-dependent hydrolase, which translates to MSAPGQNLRIDGQRLWDSLMEMAKIGPGVAGGNNRQTLTDSDAEGRALFQKWCEDAGATMGLDTMGNMFARRDGTDPDALPVYVGSHLDTQPTGGKYDGVLGVLAGLELIRTLNDLDIKTKHPIVVTNWTNEEGTRFAPAMLSSGVFAGLFDQDFAYSRKDAEGKTFGDELKRIGWKGDEPVGERKMHAFFELHIEQGPILEAEGKDIGVVTHGQGLDWTELTITGKDAHTGSTPMPMRRNAGLGMARVLEKVNEIALAHAPNAVGAVGALQVFPNSRNVIPGKAVFTVDFRSPDINKLAEMVGQMKEAAQKICDDMELQVEFEKVGGFDPVEFDEGCVTAIRSAAERLGYSHKDIISGAGHDACWINQVAPTAMVMCPCVDGLSHNEAEEITLEWARAGADVLLHAVVETAGIEG; encoded by the coding sequence ATGTCAGCACCCGGACAAAACCTCAGGATAGACGGCCAGCGCCTTTGGGACAGCCTGATGGAGATGGCCAAAATCGGCCCCGGCGTGGCTGGTGGTAACAATCGCCAGACCTTAACCGATTCCGATGCCGAGGGCCGCGCCCTGTTCCAGAAATGGTGCGAGGACGCCGGCGCCACCATGGGCCTCGACACGATGGGCAACATGTTCGCGCGTCGCGACGGGACCGACCCCGATGCCCTGCCCGTCTACGTCGGCTCGCATCTGGATACGCAGCCGACGGGCGGCAAGTATGACGGCGTCCTTGGCGTTCTGGCCGGGCTAGAGCTGATCCGTACGCTGAACGACCTCGATATCAAGACCAAGCACCCCATCGTCGTCACCAACTGGACCAACGAGGAGGGCACGCGGTTCGCCCCTGCCATGCTATCCTCGGGCGTGTTCGCAGGCCTCTTCGATCAGGATTTCGCCTATTCGCGCAAGGATGCCGAGGGCAAAACCTTTGGCGATGAGCTAAAGCGCATCGGCTGGAAGGGCGACGAGCCTGTGGGCGAGCGCAAGATGCACGCGTTCTTTGAGCTGCACATCGAACAAGGCCCGATCCTTGAGGCCGAGGGCAAGGATATCGGCGTGGTAACGCACGGTCAGGGCCTTGACTGGACCGAACTCACGATCACGGGCAAGGACGCGCATACCGGTTCGACCCCCATGCCGATGCGGCGCAACGCGGGCCTTGGCATGGCGCGCGTGCTGGAGAAGGTAAACGAGATCGCCCTCGCGCACGCGCCAAATGCCGTGGGCGCAGTCGGCGCGTTGCAGGTATTCCCCAACTCGCGCAACGTCATCCCTGGCAAGGCGGTCTTCACCGTCGATTTCCGCTCGCCCGATATCAATAAGCTGGCGGAAATGGTCGGCCAGATGAAGGAAGCCGCGCAAAAGATCTGCGACGATATGGAATTGCAGGTCGAGTTCGAAAAGGTCGGCGGTTTCGATCCGGTCGAATTCGACGAGGGCTGCGTGACTGCGATCCGATCCGCCGCCGAGCGGCTGGGGTATTCGCATAAGGATATAATTTCCGGCGCGGGTCACGATGCCTGCTGGATCAATCAGGTTGCCCCCACCGCGATGGTGATGTGCCCCTGCGTGGACGGTCTGTCGCACAATGAGGCGGAGGAAATCACGCTGGAATGGGCGCGCGCCGGGGCGGACGTTCTGCTGCACGCGGTGGTGGAAACGGCGGGGATTGAGGGTTGA